Genomic segment of Dromiciops gliroides isolate mDroGli1 chromosome 3, mDroGli1.pri, whole genome shotgun sequence:
AGTTAGCAAAATATGTTATTTGCCCAACTCTCACATGAAAATTattaaatcaatatataaaaaatacttttgcagCTAGCATGTTTTAATTTTACAAGATCTGTGGTTTCAAAACTAGTTGCCAAAGGATTTCTCTTTAACACAAGAACTATGCACTTTtagtcacacacaaaaaatttaaattttagaaGTGCTCAATGAACTTTATACTAAGTTAAACATTAAGTTAAACAAACCTACTCAGAGGCTTGTTTGAAGTAGCCTAACAAGTTATTTCTTTCTATAACACAACTGAAGAGCATCAGAACAGTTTAAAAATTCTGGCGACAATTTAAATCTGCATTCTCATTCAAATTCAAGAAACCAATTTTTACATAAAATAGTGCCAAAAGATAGGATTTGGACTGACTCCACCacttttgttattcagttataACAACTTTAAGTATGGttagagaacaaaggagaaggaaattcTGATCAAACAGAAAGCAAGATAACTAGATTCCAGTAGGGAACTATATAGGTTGTGAAACTACCCTGTGCTTCTGAAAAGCTGGCTAGCATTTTGTCATCCTGGTTCTATCACTAATCAATCACCGGGATCTTGAGCAAAtaaacttctctgaacctcaattttctcatctataaaataaaaaggttcaaatagaaaattaatttaactaGATAGTCTAATTCCAGgaaacctatgttcaaatccaacctcagatactaatTTTGTgtatcctggataagtcacttagcttctttctgcctttcttccacagtaaaatgtggataataatagtacctacttcccagttgttgtgaggatcaaatgagatagcatttttaaaaaaatttattttatttactttagttttcttttctttttttttttggtgaggcaattggggttaagtgacttgcccagggtcacacagctagtaagcgttaagtgtctgaggttggatttgaactcaggtcctcctgactccagggccggtgcgctatccactgtgccacctagctgcccctattttagttttcaacatttgtttagataagatttccaatttcaaatttttctccctccctcctcttgacagcaggtaatctgatatagattatatatatataaatataaataaaatgaaacatatttctgcatcagtcatgttattcaagaaggatcagagcaaaaaaggaaaaacctcaaaaaagaaaaacaacagcaccaaaaacaaaagaaatagcacgGTCCAATCAgcttccatattccacagttctttttccccccctggatttggagagcctttcccatcatgagtcctttggaactttctaaCAGTGCCAGGAACACAGTACTTATTAATTTTTCTtgaccaaaaaaatagaaaactagaATTCCTCTCTAAAGACAGTTTGAATAATAAACTAACACAAAAAGCAtaattaaagggggggggggagatctaggtgtcgcagtggataaagcacctgccctggcttcaggaggacccaagttaaaatttggcctcagacacttgctagctgggtgaccctgggcaagtcacttaaccctcactccctcatgcaaaaaaattaaaaaaaaaataataataataaaatgcagGTCACATGGCACAGTGGAGTTTCTCTCCAACAATTGCAGAGTCTCACTAGCTATGAACAAAATGCAAATCACAACCTTTATGAACCTTAATTCAATGTATCTATAAGAAGGGGATAATAGTTATCTTGTCCAACTATTCTATGATAAAATTCCCATAAGTCCCTTACACtacttagttatttttattagtttatgataaaattttatataaaaatatgctATCTTTGAAATACAGTAGTATTAGAAACACAAACACATTACTTAAGACAATTTTGCTACAAGAGTTGTGGATCTCCAAGGaaatgtcagtcaacaagcatatagTAAGAGTTTAATCATATGCTGAGCACTCACTGAGATTGCAGAGGCAAACCcctagtccctgacctcaaggagcccacagttTAATgcgggagagaacatgcaaaaaCTTGttacggttttttttttttaaacgatcATTAATTTGGGCAAACTGAGGAAGACTGGAACACAATGAGCTAAGTAATACAGGAACTAATCCACTTACTATTTTTGAACACTATAAGTTAGACTAATAAATCTTCTTTCTCTCACGGTAGTTAAGCTGATATGTCTAAATTTACCTTTCCTTTAGATCCTGATCCAACAGCTACTACCGTTGCTTGGAGTACTTTTCCTTGAGATTTTTCTGGAAGCATGATACCTCCTTTGGTTACAGTCTCAGCTGCACTCCTCTCAACCAAAACTCGgtcaaggagaggaaggaattttCTAAAAGCTTGCCCTGCCTGTTGAGAGAGAAATTGGaggttttttaaaacaagaaggacaaaaaaaatccccaaacttgtcatttttctttggaGGCAATCAATGGAGGAGCCAAAATTTCTGCCCAATTTTCCCCATTTCAAAGCACTGGTTTATGGTGGTGGGAGTAGGGGAATCCCCTGTGTTTTATGTTCTCCAATCACCACTCTCAAGTCTGTAGTACATCTCACCGAGTGTACGCTGTCCCCCCAATCACAGGACATAATGGCTACCAAGACGACCTCCAGTTTATCCAAGGTcaaagcttttcttttctctccaggcTAACAGGGGAAGAACGAGGGCGCTCTCGGGGTACAACCTGCACCCCATCCCGCCCCGCCTCCCGCCGAACAGGGCACTGCAGGCTTCCACATGGCGAGCCCAATAGGGCCAGCCTCTCGGCCGCCCCGGGGCACGTGTGCAGAGACTCGGGGACCAGACTCGCAAAGCCTCCCCCCCACTACCCCGTCTCCCAACAGTCCCTTCCCAGCAAGACGGGAAGGAAAGGGGGTCAGGCTCCATGTGCTTCCAGAGCTGAGGGGCTCCCCAAACCAAGCTTTCCCATCTTAAATCACTTTTCTTTCGGCCTGTTTCCTCGCCTGTAAAACAATAACTTCGctctcctagggttgttgaggCTCAAAAGAGAGAATctaagtaaagcactttgcaaagctcatatatatatatatacatatacacacacacgtgctAACTACTGTTAAACACCcttccaaaagtcttggtgcagtttacAGCTTTGGCGGCTCACAGATGCACTAAGACTTTCCAGGACATGCCGTATTGTTATAATTAAGAAAACGATGATTGCATCAGTAAAAGCACCTGGCTACTTGTGGTTCAAATAACTGTCAACGGCCTCTCGGCCGGCCAGGCTGCCGACCTACCCCAGGGCCCTAGCCCCGGTAAAGGGAGAGGACGAAAGGCTTCGGTGAGGGCCGCGGCTGTCGCATTTCAAGGAGGCCGCAAAGGCCGGACTCACCATGGCTCCCGTAATGCCCCGCTGCCGTCGCTCTAGCTCAGTCCGTTCCCTCCGTCCCTCCCGGGCGCCGGTAGACTCGCAGCCCCGTCCGCGATACACGTGAATGTCCTAAGAGGGAGAAGACTACCTGCCGCGCAGGCGCGCCCCCGCCCCCTATCTTGCCCAAGTCCTCGGTACGTCGGAGAGCGGAGGCTGCTACGCGAAGTGCTATTCGTCCTTCAGGCCGCTACTCAGACCCACCCacgggaaggggaaagaggagatctTTCTGGGCTTTTCTATACGGCGGGACTCCGGTAAGATAAATCCCTTCGGGCCCCCAGGAAATGACGCAACTTCACCCTTGACCCACGGCTTTAGCGGCGCGTTCCAGAAAGTTCTGGAAAAATGGGGGTCCCGGGAACGAGCCTAAACCATTGCCTGCCGCTCTAGCTCCTCCCTAGCCTGGCCCGCGAGTGCAGGGATGGGCGGAGCCTGGGTATGGCTCATGCAGATTGCGGGGCCCTTAGGGGGCGGTTGGTAGGGGGTGGAGGCTCCATCCGCACATGTGGTGCAGTGGGGGGGCGGGGCCTGGGACTCTTGCAGTGTGCGCCCCGTACGTGTGTCCCTCACTCGCTGCTGCTGATCTGCACCGCGCGCTTGTCCGCCTGCCCCCGCAGGTATACTAGGGTCTGTCTCGCGcttcctttccccatctcagCCCTCCCCGCCCTGGTTCTTTGTTTCCCCGCCGGCGGGTCTTGCGCGTGGATGGCGGAAGAGAGCCGTTTTCCGGCACACGCCAGCCTCCCCGCGGCCTCTTTACATGCTCTTCCCTCCAAGCTGGGGGGCGCTGCTTCAGCCGGCGGGAGGGCCTGGACTTGGCTGCGGGAAATGGCGGCGGTCGCCGTAGACGCGCGACCCTGGACGGGAGGAGCCGGCCCGGGGTGGGGTCGGGTCAGTGGAAGCTGGCGGAACCCCATGGCTTTTCTGTCCTCCAAGCATCAGGCTCCGGGCTAGCGCGTTCCGGGCTAGGCCCGGTCCCTAACCTGGGTTGCCTCTAGGCATCCTTTTTCCTTCCGGGGGGCGGCGGAGGGGGATCGGAGGGCGCTCGTACCGGGGTCATGGGAGGGTGGGGCACGGGCCACGGTCGGATCTGCAAAGGAACGATTCTGGCGCGGAGTCTTGTCGGGGGGCAAAGGGG
This window contains:
- the LOC122746476 gene encoding 10 kDa heat shock protein, mitochondrial isoform X3, which produces MAGQAFRKFLPLLDRVLVERSAAETVTKGGIMLPEKSQGKVLQATVVAVGSGSKGKSGEIQPVSVKVGDKVLLPEYGGTKVVIEDKDYFLFRDSDILGKYVD
- the LOC122746476 gene encoding 10 kDa heat shock protein, mitochondrial isoform X2 — protein: MSCDWGDSVHSAGQAFRKFLPLLDRVLVERSAAETVTKGGIMLPEKSQGKVLQATVVAVGSGSKGKSGEIQPVSVKVGDKVLLPEYGGTKVVIEDKDYFLFRDSDILGKYVD